The following are encoded in a window of Paenibacillaceae bacterium GAS479 genomic DNA:
- a CDS encoding AraC-type DNA-binding protein translates to MPRTEMDQVIGYIHRHLFDPMPLEQLAKHISYSPSHFIRLFKERTGLSPLYYVSSLRLSRAKDLLLKTDYSIRDISLEIGQQSLGTFTTRFTKCVGVTPSEFRQSRQETNRHLLELRSLQTWDEPEGPASKPGGGSHLALAQVCGEVEPVVPFDGFVLIGLFAKPIPEGLPIHGTLLPKPGTFRFSSVQPGTYYFMGTTLSWSMGAMDMLLPQATLRTRWRTPIVVRPGEPVPYLHTLLHEPSPDDPPILVSLPLLMNQFLLRMKTEPT, encoded by the coding sequence GTGCCGAGGACGGAAATGGACCAAGTCATTGGCTATATTCACCGACACCTGTTCGACCCTATGCCGCTTGAGCAGCTGGCGAAGCACATATCGTACAGCCCTTCCCATTTCATTCGACTTTTCAAGGAGAGAACAGGGTTGTCGCCGCTCTATTATGTATCCTCTTTGCGGCTCAGCCGGGCGAAGGATCTGCTGCTCAAGACGGATTACAGCATCCGTGATATCAGCCTAGAGATTGGCCAGCAAAGTCTAGGTACGTTCACGACCCGTTTCACCAAATGTGTAGGCGTTACGCCCTCGGAATTCAGGCAGTCCAGACAGGAAACGAATCGGCATTTACTTGAGCTCCGCAGCCTCCAAACCTGGGACGAGCCGGAGGGGCCTGCCTCCAAGCCCGGAGGGGGCTCCCATCTGGCCTTGGCCCAAGTTTGCGGCGAGGTGGAACCGGTCGTCCCGTTTGACGGCTTCGTGCTCATCGGTTTGTTTGCCAAGCCCATTCCAGAGGGTCTGCCCATTCATGGAACGCTGTTGCCGAAGCCGGGAACCTTCCGCTTCTCCAGTGTGCAGCCCGGCACCTATTATTTTATGGGTACAACTCTATCCTGGAGCATGGGCGCAATGGATATGCTGTTGCCACAGGCGACGCTTCGCACACGGTGGCGAACCCCGATTGTAGTGCGCCCTGGAGAGCCAGTTCCTTACCTGCATACCTTGCTGCATGAACCGAGTCCTGACGATCCTCCGATTCTCGTTTCGTTGCCGCTGCTGATGAACCAGTTTTTGCTGCGGATGAAAACTGAGCCTACATAA
- a CDS encoding ATP dependent helicase, Lhr family: MSDQTKPLSDISLDSFHPVLGEWFTSTFGSPTDVQRRSWKEIRSGAHTLLAAPTGSGKTLAALLPCLDRVLRAKEAATSTNPPQPGVRVLYITPLKALNNDIYDHVTTFVEEIGRLYEERQAQTSDEGEHASSRDSVSSKATKSKKNKGKSHQGSLSITCAVRTGDTPASKRASMLRRPPDVLVTTPESLYILLGSAKGRVMLQTAEQVIVDEIHSLAADKRGSHLSLTLERLEAWCGRPLQRIGLSATQKPMDRVARFLGGWTAEAATAAGGKQEKNVGQMSATADGSEEAQDDERADGGERAVEGSDRSQHEVHTTAVQRDEPPPHPLGFKARPVAIIESAMSKSMQVSVTMPDNSRLHNNRESVWFPIMDRILQLMEGCRSVLVFVNSRRMAERLCLRMNDYTGYEMCRAHHGSMDRGRRLEVELLLKEGQLRCIVATSSLELGIDVGHVDLVIQMDSPLSAAAGIQRIGRAGHAVGDISRGVILARQRGSLPEIAVLSRMIAERDIEPIEVPRDALDVLSQQTVAMASGDTWTLDGLYRLIVGSDSYRTFPRERLESMLGVLAGLYPFARPLLEWDREGDLIGPRSNSRMAAVTGAGTIPQSGSYPVHHADSRSHIGELDEEFVHESRVGDVFQLGTNSWTIRLINKDRIYVTETSNSFSEIPFWRNEAGSRSYLLGERVAALWADLLERLQKADAAAGADSAPILADEADADNEPLFSVAEEEVILHLREQYSLDDRSARGLAALARAQMVTGVVPTATRLAVEVYKDIAGQTHIVIHNAWGRRVNRTWQLAIERRFENTLPYGLYGNAKDNGIEFVLPEWEPSWLQAVHGVTPETLPSLLMEALPGSPLLAVAFRRIAETSLLLSRSYTRTPMWQMRLRGEGLLRAALPYADRFPYLGEAMRECLNVYLDLPRLTELLERMKKGEITLTVHRRERPSPLASQFAAEYVNMRIYEGDGLDRAVQTQLLQMSRELAGELFGQEALLGAIDPQVLAAERQRLEEPDGISLRTADELYQLLKQRGDSSEEELLRLAAAVVAADSAAMNSAASAPPAKPEVSEPNSTQGSVGDKPASASHSAQPSVPADAAASVARQTAASWLRQLQEQRRLSLYEPGGDLPARYICGDEAELYARFPQEQDAEMFVVERYISTRLGFTPVELAKRYPALGRDGAKRLIARLLEADRIQRAPFAEGGEALYSSSLTAARIIRLSVQAARGRSEAADAIRWCSLIASRQHALQGTQLRGEHGLLQVLEQLQGFFFPLSHWESFILPSRLASYRPEELDLLCASGEVLWLGRREDGEKEGKIAFFLPDSRDLYTPYLKTDGVSSHPELLQRLKQGGAMFLTRLARELDRPPSEVQAELLELVWEGHVSNDQFAPLRSAGSSKRSKPKAGRAAGWGGSGLGRWFWTGSLQRVETQTDGASPADRRHVAEDSELNPAGNRIRSGISDNSDTGSTPGNSNLAAKNVAEGATEPRRSLLNSLGRPLPEGEGNAEGSPVVRWIYRLLDTFGIISRDLVAAASPYAWEELLPSLKRLEEWGVLVRGHLIQGMPAMQFTTREIADAVRHPLPQEEGSGLTVISAADPANPFGLLANWPDSESGGYARKPGNYLVLENGRWLYWIENNGRRIHSLDAGHPSGSAGAGGSPGAHDSAASQAAVVPSYGTAQQSHADAPATSASSSRSHVAASLQEMLASIATRQGLAKITVEEWNGKPVDETEGAELLRGLGAERDRHRFILWKSQLTRR, translated from the coding sequence ATGAGCGACCAAACCAAGCCCCTCTCTGATATTTCTTTAGATTCTTTTCATCCTGTGCTGGGCGAGTGGTTCACCTCCACTTTCGGATCGCCCACCGATGTGCAGCGGCGCTCCTGGAAGGAGATTCGGAGCGGCGCGCATACGCTGCTGGCCGCGCCAACCGGCTCCGGTAAAACGCTTGCCGCCCTGCTGCCCTGCCTGGACCGCGTGCTGCGTGCCAAGGAGGCCGCTACTTCGACAAATCCGCCGCAACCCGGCGTCCGCGTGCTGTACATCACACCGCTCAAAGCCCTCAATAATGATATTTACGACCATGTGACGACTTTCGTCGAAGAGATCGGACGCTTGTATGAAGAGCGCCAGGCCCAGACTAGTGATGAAGGGGAACATGCTAGCTCAAGGGATTCGGTTTCTTCCAAAGCTACTAAAAGCAAGAAAAACAAGGGGAAGTCACACCAAGGATCACTAAGTATTACTTGTGCCGTTCGGACGGGAGATACCCCAGCTTCCAAGCGAGCCTCCATGCTTCGCCGCCCGCCGGATGTGCTTGTCACCACTCCAGAATCGCTATATATTTTGCTCGGCTCAGCTAAAGGCAGGGTGATGCTGCAAACGGCGGAGCAGGTCATTGTGGACGAGATTCACAGCCTCGCCGCCGACAAGCGCGGCTCCCATCTGTCGCTGACGCTGGAGCGGCTGGAAGCCTGGTGCGGACGGCCGCTCCAGCGGATCGGCCTTTCGGCTACGCAGAAGCCGATGGATCGGGTCGCAAGATTTCTTGGCGGTTGGACGGCGGAGGCCGCGACTGCGGCTGGCGGTAAACAAGAGAAGAACGTCGGTCAGATGTCCGCGACTGCGGACGGTAGCGAGGAAGCGCAAGATGACGAGCGGGCTGACGGCGGTGAGCGGGCTGTAGAGGGAAGCGATCGATCTCAGCATGAAGTGCATACAACGGCAGTTCAAAGGGACGAGCCTCCTCCCCATCCGTTAGGCTTCAAGGCTCGCCCGGTCGCCATTATAGAGAGCGCAATGAGCAAAAGCATGCAGGTATCCGTCACCATGCCGGACAATAGCCGTCTCCATAACAACCGGGAGTCGGTCTGGTTCCCGATCATGGACCGGATTCTTCAACTGATGGAAGGCTGCCGTTCCGTGCTCGTCTTTGTGAACAGCCGCCGGATGGCAGAGCGGCTTTGCCTGCGAATGAACGATTATACCGGCTACGAAATGTGCCGCGCCCATCATGGAAGTATGGACCGTGGGCGGCGGCTGGAGGTGGAGCTCCTGCTCAAAGAGGGGCAGCTTCGCTGTATCGTAGCGACCTCCTCGCTTGAACTAGGCATTGACGTTGGGCATGTCGATCTGGTGATCCAAATGGATTCTCCTCTGTCCGCCGCGGCAGGCATTCAACGCATTGGACGTGCCGGCCATGCCGTTGGCGACATTAGCCGCGGTGTCATCCTGGCGCGCCAACGCGGGTCGCTGCCGGAAATCGCGGTGCTCAGCCGCATGATCGCGGAGCGGGACATCGAGCCGATCGAAGTGCCGCGAGACGCATTGGATGTGCTGTCGCAGCAAACCGTGGCGATGGCCTCCGGCGATACTTGGACGCTGGATGGGCTTTATCGGCTCATTGTCGGCAGCGACAGCTACCGGACTTTTCCCCGAGAAAGGCTGGAATCGATGCTTGGGGTGCTGGCAGGGCTTTATCCTTTTGCCCGCCCCTTGCTGGAATGGGACCGTGAAGGGGATCTCATCGGCCCCCGCTCCAACAGCCGCATGGCCGCCGTCACCGGAGCTGGGACGATTCCACAGAGCGGCTCCTATCCCGTCCACCATGCCGACAGCCGCTCCCATATCGGGGAGCTTGACGAGGAATTCGTGCATGAGAGCCGGGTCGGAGACGTGTTCCAGCTCGGTACAAATTCCTGGACCATCCGTTTGATCAACAAGGATCGGATATACGTGACGGAGACGAGCAACAGCTTCAGCGAGATCCCTTTTTGGCGCAATGAGGCCGGCTCGCGCTCCTACCTGCTCGGGGAACGAGTCGCTGCTCTCTGGGCTGATCTGTTGGAGAGGCTGCAGAAGGCTGATGCCGCTGCGGGAGCCGACTCTGCGCCCATCCTTGCTGACGAAGCCGATGCGGATAATGAGCCTCTCTTCAGCGTAGCGGAGGAAGAGGTCATCCTGCATCTGCGGGAGCAGTATAGCTTGGATGACCGCTCGGCGCGCGGACTAGCGGCGCTGGCGCGAGCGCAGATGGTGACCGGCGTCGTCCCGACGGCGACACGACTTGCTGTCGAAGTATATAAGGACATCGCGGGCCAGACGCATATTGTCATCCACAACGCCTGGGGCCGCCGCGTCAACCGCACTTGGCAACTGGCCATTGAGCGCCGTTTTGAGAACACCCTGCCCTACGGCCTGTATGGAAACGCCAAAGACAACGGCATCGAGTTCGTTCTGCCGGAATGGGAGCCATCCTGGCTACAGGCGGTGCACGGCGTGACTCCGGAGACGCTGCCTTCTCTGCTCATGGAGGCGTTGCCTGGCTCCCCGCTGCTCGCTGTTGCCTTCCGGCGTATTGCCGAGACATCACTGCTGCTCTCCCGCAGCTACACCCGCACGCCTATGTGGCAAATGCGGCTGCGCGGCGAGGGGCTGCTGCGCGCGGCTTTGCCCTATGCGGACCGCTTTCCTTACCTGGGCGAGGCAATGCGGGAATGCTTGAACGTTTACCTTGATTTGCCCCGCCTGACGGAGCTGCTGGAACGTATGAAAAAAGGAGAAATTACGCTGACCGTTCACCGCCGGGAGCGGCCCTCGCCACTTGCCTCGCAGTTCGCGGCTGAATATGTGAACATGCGCATCTATGAAGGCGACGGCCTGGACCGCGCCGTGCAAACGCAGCTGCTTCAGATGAGCAGAGAGCTGGCTGGTGAGCTGTTCGGCCAGGAAGCTCTGCTCGGCGCAATCGATCCGCAAGTGCTGGCTGCGGAGCGCCAACGGCTGGAAGAGCCGGACGGCATAAGCCTGCGCACTGCGGACGAGCTGTACCAGTTGCTCAAGCAACGCGGGGACAGCTCGGAGGAGGAGCTGCTTCGCCTCGCGGCCGCTGTTGTTGCTGCGGATAGCGCTGCAATGAATTCAGCTGCATCTGCTCCGCCAGCAAAACCTGAGGTTAGCGAGCCGAATAGCACGCAAGGCAGTGTGGGAGATAAGCCAGCTTCAGCCTCCCACTCTGCGCAGCCGTCAGTCCCAGCCGATGCAGCTGCCAGCGTTGCCCGCCAAACAGCCGCATCATGGCTGCGGCAGCTGCAGGAGCAGCGCCGACTCTCGCTCTACGAGCCGGGCGGCGATCTGCCTGCACGCTATATATGTGGGGATGAAGCAGAGCTGTACGCTCGCTTTCCACAGGAGCAGGATGCGGAGATGTTCGTCGTGGAGCGCTACATCTCGACCCGGCTAGGCTTTACGCCGGTGGAGCTGGCGAAGCGCTATCCCGCTCTCGGCCGGGATGGTGCGAAGCGCCTTATCGCCCGCCTGCTGGAGGCGGACCGTATTCAGCGTGCGCCTTTTGCTGAAGGTGGCGAGGCGCTGTATTCATCCAGCCTGACGGCGGCGCGGATCATCCGGCTGTCCGTTCAGGCGGCTCGCGGCCGCAGCGAAGCGGCGGACGCTATACGCTGGTGCAGCCTCATAGCGAGCCGACAGCATGCTCTGCAAGGGACGCAATTGCGGGGCGAGCATGGGCTGTTGCAAGTACTTGAGCAGCTTCAGGGGTTCTTTTTCCCTTTGTCGCATTGGGAATCATTCATCCTCCCTTCCCGGCTCGCTTCTTACCGGCCCGAGGAGCTAGATCTGCTATGCGCCTCTGGCGAGGTGCTCTGGCTAGGCCGCCGCGAAGACGGAGAAAAAGAAGGCAAGATCGCCTTTTTCCTCCCGGATTCCAGAGATTTGTACACCCCTTATCTGAAAACCGATGGGGTGTCCTCGCATCCGGAATTGCTGCAGCGATTGAAGCAGGGCGGGGCGATGTTTCTGACGCGTCTAGCGCGGGAGCTGGACCGGCCCCCTTCAGAGGTGCAGGCTGAGCTGCTGGAACTCGTGTGGGAGGGGCATGTGTCCAATGATCAGTTCGCCCCTTTGAGGAGTGCCGGAAGCAGCAAACGCTCCAAGCCGAAGGCCGGACGCGCTGCGGGATGGGGCGGTTCGGGACTTGGACGCTGGTTCTGGACCGGCTCGTTGCAACGGGTGGAAACGCAGACGGACGGAGCTTCCCCCGCCGATCGGCGTCATGTAGCTGAGGATTCCGAATTGAATCCCGCTGGGAATCGGATTCGCAGCGGGATTTCGGACAATTCGGATACAGGATCAACTCCGGGAAACTCGAATTTGGCTGCGAAAAACGTGGCTGAAGGAGCGACCGAGCCCCGCCGTAGCCTGTTGAACAGCTTAGGCCGCCCTTTGCCGGAGGGCGAGGGCAACGCGGAGGGCTCCCCTGTCGTCCGTTGGATCTATCGCCTGCTGGATACCTTCGGCATCATTTCCCGCGATCTCGTAGCTGCGGCATCTCCCTATGCTTGGGAGGAACTGCTGCCTTCCCTCAAACGGCTGGAGGAATGGGGAGTTCTTGTGCGAGGTCATCTGATCCAGGGCATGCCTGCCATGCAATTCACGACTCGCGAGATTGCCGATGCGGTGCGCCACCCGCTTCCACAAGAAGAAGGTAGCGGCTTGACCGTGATCAGTGCGGCGGACCCAGCCAATCCGTTCGGTCTGTTGGCCAATTGGCCTGATAGCGAATCGGGCGGATATGCCCGCAAACCAGGCAATTATTTGGTATTGGAAAATGGTCGCTGGCTGTATTGGATCGAAAATAACGGCCGCCGCATCCACAGTCTCGATGCAGGGCATCCCTCTGGGAGCGCTGGTGCAGGTGGTTCACCTGGCGCTCACGACTCCGCCGCCTCTCAAGCTGCTGTCGTTCCCTCTTACGGGACCGCCCAACAATCCCATGCGGATGCCCCTGCCACTTCGGCTTCTTCAAGTCGCTCGCATGTGGCCGCGAGCCTACAGGAAATGCTCGCATCTATTGCAACACGGCAAGGTCTAGCCAAAATAACGGTTGAGGAGTGGAACGGCAAGCCTGTTGACGAGACGGAAGGCGCTGAGTTGCTGCGCGGACTCGGGGCCGAGCGAGATCGGCATCGCTTCATTCTTTGGAAAAGCCAGCTGACACGCCGATAA
- a CDS encoding Copper amine oxidase N-terminal domain-containing protein, producing the protein MSLATSRRPLAAALASALLLGAALGGPAAAHATGKPATLVLPAAVSKAASATIMLDGYPLAFPVAPLIHGGTTLVPFRAIAEALAVPVTWDAKTKTIIAVKSFPDGSKRNIQLRLGSKQALLDGRPAQLAQAPLQSSGTVLVPLSFFSTAFGAGVSWDGAQKTVSIQSTAERVYVKAYYAMSSFSQREHLNRFDSVAFGWGRIGEDGKLTLKGRDFYWPDPNGGTTPESLVADATAAGVNTQFMVFGVDGRGELSKLLGDSTLRAEAVKSIVSTATIGGFKSIALDFEGLGLTGDKLVAQKSFTRFVTELRAASKEVGLGLSLALHPLNGAFKGYDYKELAKQSDEIVIMAYAYDGEKGPEPLDRIDEAIRLALKETDRSKLLLGISLGSENNQSLRGPAGLAKRYGLKGIALWRLGAGLVDGSSLAALEGTIKLRGPVKD; encoded by the coding sequence ATGTCCCTTGCCACATCTCGCCGTCCGCTCGCTGCGGCGTTAGCCTCAGCTCTGCTGCTAGGCGCGGCCCTCGGCGGGCCTGCTGCAGCTCATGCCACCGGCAAACCAGCTACGCTCGTTTTGCCTGCCGCAGTCTCCAAAGCCGCTTCCGCCACGATTATGCTCGATGGCTACCCGCTTGCCTTCCCCGTGGCTCCGCTCATCCACGGCGGTACAACGCTCGTGCCGTTCCGCGCCATCGCGGAGGCGCTGGCCGTCCCTGTAACCTGGGACGCCAAGACTAAGACCATAATCGCCGTCAAATCCTTCCCCGACGGCAGCAAACGCAACATCCAATTGCGCCTGGGAAGCAAACAGGCGCTGCTCGACGGTCGTCCAGCGCAGCTGGCGCAGGCTCCGCTGCAGAGCAGCGGCACGGTGCTGGTGCCGCTTAGCTTTTTCAGCACCGCCTTCGGTGCAGGAGTGAGCTGGGATGGAGCCCAAAAGACCGTCTCCATCCAGTCGACCGCCGAGCGGGTTTACGTGAAAGCTTATTATGCTATGAGCTCTTTCTCGCAGCGTGAGCACCTGAATCGCTTCGATTCCGTAGCGTTTGGCTGGGGACGGATCGGTGAAGACGGCAAGCTGACGCTGAAGGGCCGCGACTTTTATTGGCCTGATCCAAACGGCGGCACGACGCCTGAGAGCCTCGTGGCGGATGCCACAGCAGCCGGTGTGAACACTCAGTTCATGGTATTTGGAGTCGACGGCCGAGGTGAGCTGAGCAAGCTGCTCGGTGACAGCACGCTGCGCGCCGAAGCGGTGAAGTCGATCGTTTCCACGGCCACGATCGGCGGCTTCAAAAGCATTGCGCTCGACTTCGAGGGTCTTGGTCTCACCGGAGACAAGCTGGTCGCACAGAAGTCGTTTACGCGCTTCGTGACCGAGCTGCGGGCTGCTTCCAAGGAAGTAGGTCTCGGCCTGTCGCTAGCACTTCATCCGCTGAATGGGGCTTTTAAGGGTTATGACTACAAGGAACTTGCGAAGCAGTCGGACGAGATTGTCATTATGGCATATGCCTACGATGGGGAAAAAGGTCCCGAGCCGCTCGATCGAATCGACGAGGCGATTCGCCTCGCGCTGAAGGAGACCGACCGCAGCAAGCTGCTGCTCGGCATCTCGCTCGGGAGCGAAAACAACCAATCGCTGCGCGGTCCAGCCGGTCTGGCCAAGCGTTATGGCCTGAAAGGCATCGCGCTCTGGCGGCTCGGCGCCGGCCTTGTAGACGGCTCCTCGCTTGCTGCATTGGAGGGGACGATCAAGCTGCGCGGCCCGGTCAAGGACTGA
- a CDS encoding S-layer homology domain-containing protein: MNRSKKRWSRTLSLGLSLTTAVMAALPVAAHAEGTAIGATGGTVAVSESAGTASLAGAATSVSEQVYSNTFGMTKIGEYRVGVSNEDGGVAEIVKYNRDNGLFYLVNGSANPPSLDIVALKQGQMELHARIDIKALAQQEDGFKFGDLTSVDVNTAVKRIFVAVQSEGTNDAGRILELDYGGVLVNVYVTGAQPDMVKSTPDGQYVLTADEGEPREGAGGIDPEGSVTLVDRNSGSAIQAKFDDPTIIADNVHIRGVADGNGQIVDTGGKDKARTDLEPEYIALSADAKTAFVTLQENNAVAVFDIEQGKFTSVQGLGLKDLSLPANALDLNAKDKKYQPVTADAYGVYMPDGIASFQAGDRTYLVTGNEGDATEWPHMTNVSKVKNLKGQLNPSSPAAALFGGTTAYDDVEAMSDWGNESIYMYGGRSFSIWDASTMKQVYDSGNAFEAITAFKLPDYFNASNSNNKFDSRSTKKGPEPEDIKIGQVGERTLAFTGLERIGGVMAYDVTSPDDARFVNYTNTRDFTAAGGVNAMETDSAPEGLDFISATDSPTGQPLLLVAYEVSGTVGLLQLDTTHVELDRKELLLTEGGPAVKLNAAVTPGSSTVVSVTYTSSQPDIASVDANGLVTPHKAGRTTIRAVSSDGYGVSEATVTVLEADKPSTPPTASPSVQPTATPAPTATPTPNEPYIPGPTATPSVTPTPTPTVLPMQVSVTNGLAVGVLKFAAQPESGIFSAQLGLNQAVQAVEALKAANASRRMLELQPTAPSDAAALKLQLSHEAAAKLADTDLEELRLSTGLASVQWSGEAFRAAVKAAAGQSIGLSIERAGGVSGTSFTVSLTAGDTVLKGNATGSIRLSVPYAAATNEAAHPEALVALNADGSPFIRSLYRDGGLILEGAGSGSYRIANVPIFYGDTAGKFMEAPVSFLAARSIIKGMSADAFLPQLQLTRADLAVLLSRIAGHNATSAGDQAAGFKDVPATAYYASAVAWAASEGITGGTGSDKFSPLAPITREQLAAMLVRFAGTAGWKLEQTQPIAAFADEAAISAYARDGVAALQQAGIIGGRPAADGSTVFAPQAAATRGEAAAMLAAFVQASIIR; encoded by the coding sequence CCACGGGTGGCACAGTTGCGGTTAGTGAGTCGGCGGGTACAGCTTCGCTAGCTGGCGCGGCAACCTCTGTTTCCGAGCAAGTTTACTCCAATACTTTTGGCATGACCAAGATAGGTGAATATCGCGTCGGAGTGTCGAACGAGGACGGCGGCGTCGCCGAAATCGTCAAGTACAACCGGGACAACGGATTGTTTTATCTAGTGAATGGATCTGCCAATCCACCCAGCCTGGACATTGTTGCACTGAAGCAGGGACAGATGGAACTTCACGCTAGAATCGATATAAAGGCGCTGGCTCAACAGGAGGACGGCTTCAAGTTCGGAGATCTCACGAGCGTCGATGTAAATACGGCAGTCAAACGTATATTCGTGGCCGTGCAGTCCGAGGGAACGAATGATGCGGGCCGGATTTTGGAGCTAGATTATGGGGGTGTACTGGTCAACGTTTATGTCACTGGCGCTCAGCCGGATATGGTGAAGTCGACGCCGGACGGGCAATATGTGCTGACAGCGGATGAGGGCGAGCCGAGAGAAGGAGCTGGCGGCATTGATCCGGAAGGCAGCGTGACGCTGGTTGATCGCAATAGCGGCAGCGCAATCCAGGCAAAATTCGACGATCCAACTATCATCGCCGACAATGTGCATATCCGCGGTGTTGCTGATGGCAACGGGCAGATCGTTGATACGGGCGGCAAGGATAAAGCACGAACCGATTTAGAGCCGGAATACATCGCACTCTCCGCAGATGCGAAAACGGCGTTTGTTACACTTCAAGAGAACAATGCAGTAGCCGTATTTGATATCGAGCAGGGCAAATTCACCTCTGTGCAGGGACTGGGGCTGAAGGATCTGAGCCTGCCAGCTAATGCGCTGGATCTGAACGCCAAGGATAAAAAATACCAACCTGTCACGGCCGATGCTTACGGTGTCTATATGCCGGATGGAATCGCGTCTTTCCAAGCGGGCGACCGGACTTATCTCGTTACCGGCAATGAAGGTGATGCCACGGAATGGCCCCATATGACCAACGTCTCTAAGGTGAAGAATCTGAAAGGGCAACTGAACCCGTCTTCGCCGGCGGCAGCTCTTTTTGGCGGGACGACGGCGTATGATGACGTTGAGGCGATGAGCGATTGGGGCAATGAGAGCATTTATATGTACGGTGGGCGCTCTTTCTCGATCTGGGATGCGTCCACGATGAAGCAGGTTTATGACAGCGGCAACGCATTCGAGGCGATAACCGCCTTTAAGTTGCCGGACTATTTCAATGCTTCCAACAGCAACAATAAGTTCGATTCACGCAGCACTAAAAAAGGGCCGGAGCCCGAAGATATCAAAATTGGGCAGGTCGGTGAGCGGACGCTGGCTTTCACCGGTCTGGAACGCATTGGTGGCGTCATGGCGTACGATGTCACTTCGCCTGACGATGCCCGCTTCGTGAACTACACGAATACGCGCGACTTCACTGCTGCAGGTGGAGTGAACGCAATGGAGACGGACTCTGCGCCGGAGGGGCTGGATTTCATCTCAGCGACGGATAGCCCAACCGGGCAGCCACTGCTGCTGGTAGCTTATGAGGTCAGCGGCACAGTTGGCCTGTTGCAGCTGGACACAACGCATGTGGAGCTGGATCGCAAAGAGCTGCTGCTGACAGAGGGCGGGCCCGCAGTGAAGCTGAATGCGGCTGTGACACCGGGCTCGTCTACAGTTGTGTCTGTTACGTACACATCCAGTCAGCCGGATATCGCTTCCGTTGATGCGAACGGGCTGGTTACGCCGCACAAAGCGGGACGGACTACCATCCGGGCGGTTAGCTCCGACGGCTACGGCGTAAGCGAGGCAACCGTTACCGTGCTGGAGGCGGATAAGCCGAGCACGCCTCCGACAGCTTCGCCGAGCGTGCAACCAACGGCAACGCCTGCACCTACCGCGACGCCTACTCCAAACGAGCCTTACATTCCAGGACCTACGGCTACTCCAAGCGTGACGCCGACACCAACACCGACCGTGTTGCCAATGCAGGTATCTGTGACGAATGGCCTCGCAGTTGGCGTGCTCAAGTTTGCAGCGCAGCCGGAAAGCGGAATTTTTAGCGCCCAGCTCGGTCTTAACCAAGCTGTACAAGCGGTAGAAGCTCTGAAGGCTGCCAATGCAAGCCGTCGTATGCTGGAACTTCAGCCCACTGCTCCGTCGGATGCCGCTGCCCTTAAGCTCCAGCTGTCCCATGAGGCCGCTGCCAAGCTGGCGGACACCGATCTGGAAGAGCTCAGGTTAAGCACCGGACTGGCCTCCGTACAGTGGAGCGGCGAAGCTTTCCGCGCGGCTGTTAAAGCGGCAGCAGGCCAGTCGATCGGCCTGAGCATCGAGCGGGCAGGCGGAGTGAGTGGAACTAGCTTCACAGTTAGCCTCACAGCTGGGGACACCGTATTGAAGGGGAACGCGACGGGATCAATTCGCCTATCCGTCCCATATGCAGCTGCAACAAATGAGGCTGCACATCCGGAAGCGCTCGTGGCGCTGAACGCGGATGGCTCCCCGTTCATTCGCAGCCTGTACCGCGATGGAGGGCTTATTTTGGAAGGCGCAGGCTCCGGCAGCTACCGAATCGCCAATGTCCCCATATTCTATGGAGATACGGCAGGCAAGTTCATGGAAGCGCCGGTGAGCTTCCTTGCCGCCCGCAGCATTATCAAGGGCATGTCTGCTGATGCGTTCTTGCCTCAATTGCAGCTGACCCGTGCTGATCTCGCCGTATTATTGAGCCGGATTGCAGGTCATAATGCGACATCTGCTGGAGATCAAGCGGCCGGATTCAAGGATGTGCCGGCGACAGCCTACTACGCTTCGGCCGTGGCCTGGGCTGCTTCCGAAGGTATAACCGGCGGCACGGGGAGCGACAAGTTCTCGCCGCTCGCTCCAATTACCCGCGAACAACTTGCCGCGATGCTCGTCCGCTTCGCTGGCACAGCCGGTTGGAAGCTGGAGCAAACCCAGCCGATAGCTGCGTTTGCCGATGAAGCGGCCATCTCAGCGTACGCTAGGGATGGGGTAGCTGCCCTGCAGCAAGCAGGAATCATCGGAGGCCGTCCGGCTGCAGATGGTTCCACTGTCTTCGCTCCGCAGGCTGCCGCTACTAGAGGCGAGGCTGCCGCCATGCTGGCGGCGTTCGTCCAGGCATCTATCATCCGCTAG